A genomic region of Coriobacteriaceae bacterium contains the following coding sequences:
- a CDS encoding amino acid ABC transporter ATP-binding protein, with protein sequence MLSLKNVEKSFGDTMVLKDISLEVTQGEVVSIIGSSGGGKSTLLRCATLLETFERGYLAYEDIVVAKPGPDGRAVYADKATLKEARSKFGLVFQNFNLFPHRTVLQNVMDAPVRVQKVDKEQARTMAIELLEKFGLAGKEDMVPNELSGGQLQRVAIARALCTKPDILFFDEPTSALDPELTQDVLKIIRDLAEEHMTMVIVTHEMTFARDVSDRVIFMDKGVIVEEGSPEQVIDHPQHERTKSFLRKIYD encoded by the coding sequence ATTCTCTCCCTCAAGAACGTCGAGAAGAGCTTTGGCGACACGATGGTTCTCAAGGACATTAGCCTCGAGGTCACGCAGGGCGAGGTCGTGAGCATCATCGGGTCGTCCGGCGGTGGCAAATCGACACTGTTGCGTTGCGCGACGCTGCTCGAGACCTTCGAGCGTGGTTACCTGGCATACGAGGATATCGTCGTGGCCAAGCCCGGGCCCGATGGTCGCGCTGTCTACGCAGACAAGGCCACGCTCAAGGAGGCGCGTTCGAAGTTTGGGCTCGTGTTCCAAAACTTCAATCTCTTTCCGCATCGCACCGTGCTGCAAAACGTCATGGACGCACCCGTGCGCGTGCAGAAGGTCGACAAGGAACAGGCACGCACCATGGCGATCGAGCTTCTCGAAAAGTTTGGCTTGGCTGGCAAGGAGGACATGGTGCCCAATGAGCTTTCGGGCGGTCAGCTCCAGCGTGTCGCCATTGCCCGCGCGTTGTGCACGAAACCTGACATTCTCTTCTTTGACGAACCCACGAGCGCACTTGACCCCGAGCTCACGCAGGACGTACTCAAGATCATCCGCGACCTCGCCGAGGAGCACATGACCATGGTCATCGTCACGCACGAGATGACCTTCGCACGTGACGTCTCGGATCGCGTCATCTTTATGGACAAGGGCGTGATCGTCGAAGAGGGTTCGCCCGAACAGGTCATTGACCATCCGCAACACGAGCGCACGAAGAGTTTCCTGCGGAAGATTTACGACTAA
- the nifJ gene encoding pyruvate:ferredoxin (flavodoxin) oxidoreductase, whose protein sequence is MERTFKSMDGNTAAAYVSYAFTEVAAIYPITPSSPMADLVDQWSAHGTKNIFGTEVKVIEMESEGGAAGAVHGSLGTGALTTTYTASQGLLLMIPNMYKIAGEQLPGVFHVSARTLSTHALNIFGDHSDVMSCRQTGFAMLAESNVQEIMDLAPVAHLAAIKGHMPFLNFFDGFRTSHEVQKVAQWDYADLADMVDMDAVKAFRDHCLNPEHPHTRGSHENDDVFFQHRESCNAAYDELPAIVEEYMNKINEKLGTDYGLFNYYGAPDADRVIISMGSFCDVVEEVVDYLNAHGEKVGLIKVRLYRPFSIDHFVNVLPSTVKKIAVMDRTKEPGSIGEPLYQDVVSALFEAGRTGITVVGGRYGLGSKDTPPSSAFAIYKELEKDNPAREFTVGINDDVTHLSLPENPDSPNTAAPGTIECKFWGLGGDGTVGANKNSIKIIGDHTNKYIQAYFQYDSKKTGGVTISHLRFGDSPIRSPYYITKADFVACHVPAYITKGFPIVAGVKPGGTLLINSQWDFEELENHLSSKDKRYIADNNIKLYMIDAIDLAASVGMGKRTNTTLQSAFFALANVLPQAEAIEYMKDAATKSYLKKGQNVVEMNHKAIDAGATAFTMVDIPDSWKSASSDPVEEQIEGPAALVKQVKEIMQPINTMNGYDIPVSAFVDHADGQFELGVSAYEKRGVAVTVPRWDSEICIQCNNCSYVCPHAAIRPFALDAAEVAAAPANMQLLDANGKEAKEAGLKYTLAISPLDCMGCSVCVTACPRDALTMMPIKDELPQQEVFDYCVANITEKPELAGTTNVKASQFKQPLLEFSGACAGCAETQYARLLTQLFGDRLYISNATGCSSIWGNPGGIAPYTVNRDGHGPAWNNSLFEDNAEHGLGMYLGYMAEQERAAVKAQALIDSNDADDAVKLAAKNWLEARNDAQASKETAAALVTALEADGSDLAKSLLEDKSFFTKKSFWILGGDGWAYDIGYGGLDHVIASKENVNIFVFDTEVYSNTGGQSSKASRLGQVAQFAAAGKDIKKKSLSEIAMTYGYVYVAQVAIGANPAQTLKAINEAEAYDGPSLIIGYSPCEMHSIKGGMACCDTEMKKAVDCGYWNLFRYNPAAEPGKKFTLDSKEPAGGYQEFLMNEARYSRLTREFPERATELFEKNEQDAMARHAHLLKLKEMYNGE, encoded by the coding sequence ATGGAGAGAACATTCAAGTCGATGGATGGCAACACTGCCGCCGCCTACGTGTCCTATGCGTTTACGGAAGTCGCAGCCATCTACCCCATCACCCCGTCAAGCCCCATGGCAGACCTCGTCGATCAATGGTCCGCACATGGTACCAAGAATATCTTCGGAACAGAGGTCAAGGTCATCGAGATGGAGTCTGAGGGAGGTGCCGCAGGTGCGGTGCATGGCTCGCTCGGTACGGGTGCCCTCACCACCACCTACACGGCATCCCAGGGTCTGCTCCTCATGATTCCCAATATGTACAAGATTGCCGGCGAGCAGCTACCGGGTGTCTTTCATGTAAGCGCACGCACGCTTTCGACCCATGCGCTCAACATCTTCGGCGATCACTCCGATGTCATGAGCTGTCGTCAGACGGGCTTCGCCATGCTCGCCGAGAGCAACGTCCAGGAGATCATGGACCTTGCGCCGGTGGCGCATCTTGCCGCCATCAAGGGTCACATGCCTTTCCTCAACTTCTTCGATGGCTTCCGCACCTCCCACGAGGTTCAGAAGGTCGCCCAGTGGGATTACGCGGACCTCGCAGACATGGTCGACATGGACGCGGTCAAGGCGTTCCGCGACCACTGCCTCAACCCCGAGCACCCCCACACGCGTGGCTCGCATGAGAACGACGACGTCTTCTTCCAGCATCGCGAGTCTTGCAACGCCGCCTACGACGAGCTTCCCGCCATCGTCGAGGAGTACATGAACAAGATCAACGAGAAGCTCGGTACGGATTACGGCCTGTTCAACTACTACGGTGCACCTGACGCAGACCGTGTCATCATCTCCATGGGTTCCTTCTGCGATGTCGTCGAGGAGGTCGTTGATTACCTCAACGCGCATGGCGAGAAGGTTGGCCTCATCAAGGTTCGGCTCTATCGTCCCTTCTCCATCGATCACTTCGTCAACGTTCTGCCCAGCACGGTCAAGAAGATTGCCGTCATGGATCGCACCAAGGAGCCGGGCTCCATCGGCGAGCCCCTGTACCAGGATGTCGTTTCCGCGCTCTTCGAGGCAGGCCGTACCGGCATCACCGTCGTCGGCGGCCGCTACGGTCTCGGTAGCAAGGACACGCCGCCTTCGAGTGCCTTCGCCATCTACAAGGAGCTCGAAAAGGACAATCCCGCCCGTGAGTTCACCGTCGGCATCAACGATGATGTCACCCATCTCTCCCTTCCCGAGAATCCGGATAGCCCCAATACGGCGGCACCGGGCACCATCGAGTGCAAGTTCTGGGGTCTGGGTGGCGACGGTACGGTTGGTGCGAACAAGAACTCCATCAAGATCATCGGCGATCACACCAACAAGTACATCCAAGCGTACTTCCAGTACGACTCCAAGAAGACGGGCGGCGTGACCATCAGCCATCTGCGCTTTGGCGATTCCCCCATCCGCTCGCCCTACTACATCACGAAGGCCGACTTCGTCGCCTGCCATGTGCCCGCATACATCACCAAGGGCTTCCCCATCGTCGCCGGCGTCAAGCCGGGTGGTACGCTGCTCATCAATTCCCAGTGGGATTTCGAGGAGCTCGAGAACCACCTCTCCAGCAAAGACAAGCGCTACATCGCCGACAACAACATCAAGCTTTACATGATCGATGCCATCGATCTTGCGGCAAGTGTCGGTATGGGCAAGCGCACCAACACTACCCTGCAGTCCGCCTTCTTCGCACTCGCCAACGTGCTTCCGCAGGCCGAGGCAATCGAATACATGAAAGACGCGGCGACCAAGTCCTACCTCAAGAAGGGCCAAAATGTCGTTGAGATGAACCACAAGGCGATCGACGCCGGTGCCACCGCTTTCACGATGGTCGATATCCCCGACAGTTGGAAGAGCGCCTCAAGCGACCCCGTCGAGGAGCAGATCGAGGGCCCCGCGGCCCTCGTCAAGCAGGTCAAAGAGATTATGCAGCCCATCAACACGATGAACGGCTACGACATCCCGGTTTCAGCCTTCGTAGACCATGCGGATGGCCAGTTCGAGCTGGGCGTTTCGGCCTACGAAAAGCGTGGCGTTGCCGTCACGGTTCCACGCTGGGACTCGGAGATTTGCATTCAGTGCAACAACTGCTCCTATGTCTGCCCACACGCTGCCATCAGGCCCTTCGCGCTCGACGCCGCCGAGGTCGCGGCTGCTCCCGCCAACATGCAGCTGCTCGATGCCAACGGCAAGGAGGCCAAGGAAGCTGGTCTCAAGTACACGTTGGCTATCAGTCCGCTCGATTGCATGGGCTGCAGCGTCTGCGTAACCGCCTGTCCGCGTGATGCGCTCACGATGATGCCCATCAAGGACGAGCTTCCTCAACAGGAGGTCTTCGACTACTGCGTTGCCAACATTACCGAGAAGCCCGAGCTTGCCGGTACGACCAACGTCAAAGCCAGCCAGTTCAAGCAACCGCTGCTCGAGTTCTCCGGTGCCTGCGCTGGTTGCGCAGAAACGCAGTACGCGCGCCTGCTCACCCAGCTCTTCGGCGATCGTCTCTATATCTCGAACGCAACCGGCTGCTCCTCGATCTGGGGCAATCCTGGTGGCATTGCGCCATACACGGTCAACCGCGATGGACATGGTCCCGCATGGAACAACTCTCTGTTCGAGGACAACGCCGAGCATGGTCTGGGCATGTATCTCGGCTACATGGCCGAGCAGGAGCGTGCTGCCGTCAAGGCGCAGGCTCTTATCGACTCGAACGATGCAGATGATGCCGTCAAGCTCGCCGCGAAGAACTGGCTTGAGGCGCGCAATGATGCACAGGCCAGTAAGGAGACGGCCGCAGCCCTCGTTACCGCGCTCGAGGCCGATGGGTCCGATCTCGCCAAGTCACTGCTCGAGGACAAGAGCTTCTTTACCAAGAAGAGCTTCTGGATCCTCGGTGGCGATGGTTGGGCGTACGACATCGGCTACGGTGGTCTCGATCATGTTATCGCCAGCAAGGAGAACGTGAACATCTTCGTCTTCGATACCGAGGTCTACTCGAACACGGGCGGTCAGTCCTCCAAGGCGTCTCGCCTCGGTCAGGTCGCTCAGTTCGCAGCCGCGGGCAAGGACATCAAGAAGAAGAGCCTGTCCGAGATTGCCATGACCTACGGTTACGTATACGTCGCACAGGTTGCCATTGGCGCCAACCCGGCCCAGACGCTCAAGGCCATCAACGAGGCCGAGGCCTATGACGGCCCCTCTCTCATTATCGGTTACAGCCCCTGCGAGATGCACTCCATCAAGGGCGGCATGGCCTGCTGCGATACCGAGATGAAGAAAGCCGTTGATTGCGGTTACTGGAATCTCTTCCGCTATAACCCGGCTGCCGAGCCTGGCAAGAAGTTCACCCTCGACTCCAAGGAGCCGGCCGGTGGATACCAGGAGTTCCTCATGAACGAGGCACGCTACAGCCGTCTGACGCGCGAGTTCCCCGAGCGCGCAACCGAGCTCTTCGAGAAGAACGAGCAAGACGCCATGGCGCGTCATGCTCATCTGCTCAAGCTCAAGGAAATGTACAACGGAGAGTGA
- a CDS encoding ABC transporter substrate-binding protein: MFKGKLSKVLVLGVACVAVVGMLALSACGGGSQSSSASSSSAVSDEYKLVTPGTLTVATSPDYAPMEYQENGEIKGYDIALIKEIAKQLGLTADVQNQAFDSLVTQVAGGKTFDCAISSITISDERAEQVAFTDAYYDSNLAIVVLKGSDITSRDMLNGQPIGAQSGSSGEDWAKENLKDSDYTPFQETPDMLAALRTGKLKAVIYDEPAAAYNIAHEYDDCDILEVIPTGEQYGIIVNTDNVALAEAINNAIAELQANGTIARLQTEWFGAAK; the protein is encoded by the coding sequence ATGTTTAAGGGAAAGTTATCTAAGGTTCTCGTGCTTGGCGTTGCTTGCGTTGCCGTTGTGGGCATGCTTGCGCTGAGCGCATGCGGCGGCGGCTCTCAGTCGAGCTCCGCAAGCTCCAGCTCCGCTGTCTCAGACGAGTACAAGCTCGTCACCCCTGGCACCCTCACGGTTGCCACGAGCCCTGATTATGCTCCGATGGAGTATCAGGAGAACGGCGAGATCAAGGGCTATGACATCGCCCTTATCAAGGAGATCGCCAAACAGCTCGGCCTCACCGCCGACGTTCAGAACCAGGCCTTCGATTCGCTTGTAACCCAGGTTGCCGGTGGCAAGACCTTCGATTGCGCGATTAGCTCCATCACCATCAGCGACGAGCGTGCCGAGCAGGTTGCCTTCACTGATGCATACTATGATTCCAACCTCGCGATTGTGGTCCTCAAGGGTTCTGACATCACGAGCCGCGACATGCTCAACGGCCAGCCCATCGGTGCTCAGTCCGGTTCTTCGGGCGAGGATTGGGCCAAGGAGAACCTGAAGGACTCCGACTACACGCCGTTCCAGGAGACGCCGGACATGCTCGCTGCCCTGCGCACGGGCAAGCTCAAGGCCGTCATCTACGACGAGCCTGCTGCCGCATACAACATCGCGCATGAGTATGACGATTGTGACATCCTCGAGGTCATTCCGACGGGCGAGCAGTACGGCATCATCGTGAACACCGATAACGTCGCACTGGCCGAGGCTATCAACAACGCTATCGCCGAGCTGCAGGCCAACGGCACCATCGCCAGGCTTCAGACGGAGTGGTTCGGCGCGGCAAAGTAA
- a CDS encoding amino acid ABC transporter permease, translating to MSSYLKPMLKHALVTALALSLVLTFVSPLLAGAMSVDVTTAKSNETGTGKVLGGEPTRVTWEALVGDGEQVSSVRVELPEGSSITDDSSVKLTVLEGTTRLSPENTTTMNKGDASIDVSFSVPLQPGQRLRLEMYKVSLPNVNGEVTLSGTYTLENGQTLDFAPSPAIEVTHASTAEKISTWLGEQPAVQAWNSVTFLRLFFQPELIVSSIPVVAVGWLISLGLVLVGFPLAIPIGLIAAFMKIARARILHILAAIYTGVVRGTPLFLQIYIAFFGLPLLGIDINQYVLAIVVLAVNSGAYLCEIFRAGIQSVPKGQFEAARSLGMTGPQTMFYVIIPQTIRRVIPTMTSEFILLYKDTSLLAAVGVMELMLYSRSIVSLTGNMTPYIVAACFYLIVTLPLIRVVGNLEKRLALADSGGAAPKKKARKNRRGAFSQMCEEIADSTDDARDELQEQTRLEAGLTGDLSSKDMEQAIDELQEEVARDAQLDSTEERGGAR from the coding sequence ATGTCATCGTATCTAAAGCCCATGCTCAAGCATGCGCTCGTGACGGCACTTGCGCTTTCGCTCGTGCTGACCTTCGTCTCGCCGCTTCTCGCCGGCGCCATGTCCGTCGATGTGACCACGGCCAAGAGCAACGAGACAGGCACCGGCAAGGTACTTGGCGGTGAGCCGACGCGCGTCACCTGGGAAGCGCTCGTCGGTGATGGCGAGCAGGTCTCATCCGTGCGTGTCGAGCTTCCCGAGGGCTCCTCGATTACCGATGACTCGTCGGTCAAGTTGACGGTGCTCGAGGGCACGACGCGTCTGAGCCCCGAGAACACCACGACCATGAACAAGGGCGATGCCTCGATTGACGTGAGCTTCTCCGTGCCGCTGCAGCCAGGCCAGCGTCTGCGCCTCGAAATGTACAAGGTGTCGCTGCCCAACGTGAATGGCGAGGTCACGCTTTCCGGAACGTATACGCTGGAAAACGGTCAGACCCTCGATTTCGCGCCTTCGCCCGCCATCGAGGTCACGCACGCTTCGACGGCCGAGAAGATCTCCACCTGGCTCGGCGAGCAACCGGCTGTCCAAGCCTGGAACTCGGTCACCTTCTTGCGCCTCTTCTTCCAGCCCGAGCTCATCGTCTCCTCGATTCCCGTCGTGGCCGTCGGTTGGCTCATCTCCCTCGGCCTCGTGCTTGTGGGCTTTCCGCTGGCCATCCCCATTGGCCTCATCGCCGCGTTCATGAAGATAGCCCGCGCGCGCATTCTGCATATCCTTGCCGCCATCTATACCGGCGTCGTGCGCGGTACGCCGCTCTTCTTGCAGATCTACATCGCGTTCTTCGGCCTGCCGCTGCTTGGCATTGACATCAACCAGTACGTGCTTGCCATCGTGGTGCTCGCGGTTAACTCGGGCGCCTATCTCTGCGAGATATTCCGTGCGGGCATACAATCGGTACCTAAGGGCCAGTTCGAGGCGGCTCGCTCGCTTGGCATGACCGGCCCGCAGACGATGTTCTACGTCATCATTCCCCAGACCATCCGCCGGGTTATCCCGACCATGACAAGCGAATTCATCCTGCTCTACAAGGACACCTCGCTGCTTGCGGCCGTCGGCGTCATGGAGCTCATGCTCTACTCCCGCTCCATCGTATCGCTCACCGGCAACATGACGCCCTACATCGTCGCCGCGTGCTTCTATCTCATCGTCACCTTGCCGCTCATCCGCGTCGTCGGCAACCTCGAGAAGCGTCTCGCGCTTGCGGATTCAGGTGGCGCCGCTCCCAAGAAAAAGGCCCGCAAGAACCGTCGTGGCGCGTTTAGCCAGATGTGCGAGGAAATCGCCGACAGCACTGACGATGCACGTGACGAGCTTCAGGAGCAGACGCGCCTCGAAGCCGGTCTTACCGGTGACCTTTCGTCAAAGGACATGGAGCAGGCTATCGACGAGCTCCAAGAAGAGGTAGCTCGCGATGCTCAACTTGATTCCACCGAAGAGAGGGGAGGCGCGCGATGA
- a CDS encoding DMT family transporter: protein MLYKFLIVLATLIWGSSFVIVKDTTDTVSPAWILVVRFGLAALILALVYLKKRELYFRKDYIALGALFGFLLFMGYYLQTIGITDTTPGKNAFLTGTYCVMVPFFAWGISKRRPHAFNIVAALMCIVGIGLVSLGSGFSMSFGDLLTLCCAVFYGLHICFVSKFSQNRDIYVLTMWQFFFVTIFSLCSGAVFEQPPNWGALGWETWASLLYLGIACTALALLFQNIGQQKLPPSTASLLLSLESPFGVAFSVALGAEVLTGRMVCGFVLIFAAILVSELAPGLLAKRKPK from the coding sequence ATGCTCTACAAGTTTCTCATCGTCCTGGCTACCCTGATTTGGGGTAGCTCGTTCGTCATTGTCAAGGATACGACCGATACCGTCTCTCCGGCATGGATTCTCGTCGTGCGCTTTGGTCTGGCGGCGCTCATCCTTGCGTTGGTGTACCTCAAGAAGCGCGAACTCTATTTTCGTAAGGATTACATTGCCCTCGGAGCGCTCTTCGGCTTCCTGCTCTTCATGGGCTATTATCTGCAAACCATTGGCATCACGGATACGACACCGGGCAAGAACGCCTTTCTGACGGGAACGTACTGCGTCATGGTGCCGTTCTTTGCCTGGGGCATATCCAAGCGTCGTCCGCACGCCTTCAACATCGTCGCCGCGCTCATGTGCATCGTCGGCATCGGGCTCGTGAGCCTCGGCTCGGGCTTCTCGATGAGCTTCGGCGACCTGCTCACGCTCTGTTGCGCGGTCTTCTACGGCCTGCATATTTGCTTCGTCTCGAAGTTCTCGCAGAATCGTGACATCTACGTGCTGACGATGTGGCAGTTCTTCTTCGTCACGATCTTCTCGTTATGCTCCGGCGCCGTCTTCGAGCAGCCGCCGAATTGGGGCGCGCTTGGCTGGGAGACCTGGGCAAGCCTGCTCTACCTTGGCATTGCCTGCACGGCGCTGGCGCTGCTCTTCCAGAACATCGGTCAGCAGAAGCTCCCGCCTTCGACTGCATCGCTGCTTCTATCGCTCGAATCGCCCTTTGGCGTGGCGTTCAGCGTCGCCTTGGGTGCAGAGGTGCTGACGGGGCGCATGGTATGCGGTTTCGTGCTGATCTTCGCGGCTATCTTGGTCTCCGAGCTTGCTCCCGGCTTGCTTGCCAAGCGCAAACCGAAATGA
- a CDS encoding glycosyltransferase: MRILLMNHFPLQGSGSGVYTINIARALVRKGHEVCIIMPENEELAELETGGVRLHPVYFDSCVDEALDFDFPCFTTHPRSVTTFYELDDAQMAAYEGAFRAAIEDEIAAFDPDVIHCGHIWVQASYAADYGIPLVITAHGTDLIGFEKSERFREQAKKAFDTASAVIAISKDSAALVEKLFGDSEKVHLIQNGYDPTMFYPEACSVHEVLDHFGIEGDYDSIVSFAGKFTYFKGIDILLNAAALYERDGVATLLAGDGELFDEMTALATQLGLKHVYFLHNQPHEVLRRLYSCATVSLLTSRNEAFGLVAIEALACGAPVIASNEGGPLDIITPEVGLLFQSENPEDLAREVQLVLDGDIDFDREEVAVYAREKYSQDVSIGALIALYEASTN; the protein is encoded by the coding sequence ATGCGCATCTTACTCATGAACCATTTTCCGCTCCAGGGCTCGGGCAGCGGCGTCTACACGATCAATATCGCCCGCGCGCTCGTTCGCAAGGGTCACGAGGTCTGCATCATCATGCCCGAGAACGAGGAGCTTGCCGAGCTCGAGACGGGCGGCGTGCGCCTGCATCCCGTCTACTTCGATTCCTGCGTCGACGAGGCACTGGACTTCGACTTTCCGTGCTTCACCACCCATCCGCGAAGCGTCACGACCTTCTACGAGCTCGATGACGCGCAGATGGCCGCCTATGAGGGTGCATTTCGTGCTGCCATCGAAGACGAGATTGCCGCTTTCGATCCCGACGTCATCCATTGCGGCCATATTTGGGTCCAGGCAAGCTATGCAGCCGATTACGGCATACCGCTCGTGATCACCGCCCATGGCACAGACCTGATCGGTTTCGAAAAGTCAGAACGCTTTCGCGAACAGGCGAAGAAGGCGTTTGACACCGCCAGTGCCGTTATCGCCATCTCGAAGGACAGCGCCGCGCTCGTAGAGAAACTCTTCGGCGACTCCGAGAAGGTTCATCTCATCCAGAACGGCTACGACCCCACAATGTTCTATCCGGAGGCCTGCAGCGTGCACGAAGTGCTCGACCACTTCGGCATCGAAGGCGACTACGACAGCATCGTATCGTTTGCGGGCAAGTTCACGTACTTCAAGGGCATCGACATACTGCTCAATGCAGCCGCACTATACGAGCGAGATGGTGTCGCAACCCTACTTGCCGGCGATGGCGAACTCTTCGACGAGATGACCGCGCTTGCCACCCAGCTCGGACTCAAGCACGTCTACTTCTTGCACAACCAGCCGCACGAGGTACTGCGCCGCCTGTACAGCTGCGCCACGGTATCGTTGCTCACCTCACGCAACGAGGCGTTCGGGCTCGTCGCCATCGAAGCGCTTGCTTGTGGAGCGCCTGTCATCGCGAGCAACGAGGGCGGCCCCCTCGACATCATCACGCCGGAAGTCGGGTTGTTGTTCCAAAGCGAAAACCCCGAGGACCTGGCGCGTGAGGTGCAACTCGTGCTCGATGGCGACATCGACTTCGACCGCGAAGAGGTCGCCGTCTACGCGCGCGAGAAGTACTCGCAGGACGTCTCCATCGGCGCACTCATCGCGCTCTACGAAGCATCTACTAACTAA
- a CDS encoding MATE family efflux transporter translates to MPDQKKLEKREEKGEDKVTRMGTAPIGKLMLEFSIPAVAAVVLNSLYNVIDSIFLGQAMGEIGLAATQVAFPIMTIVNAFAILAGNGGNSLAAILLGEGRKDDAERALGNSVTVMIIVSIAAAIYATFWIDPLLILVGATDVTLPYARTFIQIIIYGMMICNISFGVNNFIRTAGAPNLALWTTVVGTVVCIALNYVFVLMFGWGVAGSASATIIGQAVTAIIVLWYFVSPRSSAPFKLRLRNLAIDPKICKRLIELGLAPFGLQAAMAVTQVISNMLLASLGAADPIGVDGALASIGVVSKITGVVFFPALGIAIAAQPILGFNTGARKYRRVLRTLYVALGAATAILTAFFVLIHVFPEQIISVFGIEPSLMSFAVWALIVQTALIPLISVQVISSNYFQATGQPLKSAFLSLTRQLIFLLPAFLITPTLIPSLFPGMTPLMGYCFAFPVADGLSVLLSAVLIIAEVRKQHRRIADVEAKGAVTQ, encoded by the coding sequence ATGCCCGATCAGAAAAAACTCGAGAAGCGCGAGGAAAAGGGGGAAGACAAGGTCACCCGTATGGGCACGGCGCCCATTGGCAAGCTCATGCTCGAGTTCTCCATTCCCGCCGTCGCAGCCGTCGTCCTCAATTCGCTCTACAACGTCATCGACTCGATCTTCCTCGGGCAGGCCATGGGCGAAATCGGCCTTGCCGCAACGCAGGTCGCGTTTCCCATCATGACCATCGTCAACGCGTTTGCGATTCTCGCGGGTAACGGCGGAAATTCGCTCGCGGCCATCTTGCTCGGCGAGGGACGCAAGGATGATGCCGAGCGCGCGCTTGGAAATTCCGTGACGGTCATGATCATCGTGTCCATTGCCGCGGCCATCTACGCGACGTTCTGGATCGACCCGCTCCTCATCCTCGTGGGCGCAACCGATGTGACGCTTCCGTATGCGCGCACCTTCATCCAGATCATCATCTACGGCATGATGATCTGTAACATCAGTTTTGGCGTCAACAACTTCATCCGCACGGCAGGTGCCCCCAACCTGGCATTATGGACGACGGTCGTGGGAACGGTCGTCTGCATCGCTCTCAACTACGTATTCGTCCTCATGTTCGGTTGGGGCGTGGCGGGATCGGCGAGTGCGACCATCATCGGTCAAGCCGTCACGGCAATCATAGTGCTGTGGTACTTTGTCTCACCGCGTTCATCGGCCCCTTTCAAGCTTCGCTTGCGCAATCTCGCAATCGACCCCAAAATCTGCAAGCGCCTCATCGAGCTTGGCCTGGCTCCCTTCGGCTTGCAGGCGGCAATGGCCGTGACGCAGGTCATCAGCAACATGTTGCTCGCCTCGCTCGGCGCGGCTGACCCGATCGGCGTCGATGGCGCACTCGCGAGTATTGGCGTCGTCTCAAAGATCACGGGCGTCGTCTTCTTCCCGGCCCTTGGCATCGCGATTGCGGCACAACCCATACTCGGCTTCAACACGGGTGCGCGCAAGTACCGGCGCGTGCTCAGGACGCTCTACGTCGCCTTGGGGGCGGCAACGGCGATTCTGACGGCGTTCTTCGTGCTCATTCACGTATTTCCCGAGCAGATTATCTCCGTGTTCGGCATCGAACCTTCGCTCATGAGCTTTGCGGTGTGGGCGCTCATCGTCCAGACGGCGCTCATTCCGCTCATTTCCGTCCAAGTTATCAGTTCGAACTATTTTCAGGCTACCGGCCAGCCGCTTAAGTCGGCGTTTCTTTCGCTCACACGTCAACTCATCTTTTTGCTCCCCGCGTTTCTCATTACCCCAACGCTTATTCCAAGTCTCTTTCCGGGGATGACACCGCTCATGGGCTACTGCTTTGCATTCCCGGTTGCCGACGGTCTCTCGGTCCTGCTTTCGGCCGTTCTCATCATCGCCGAGGTTCGCAAGCAACATCGTCGTATTGCGGATGTTGAGGCAAAGGGCGCGGTGACACAATAA
- a CDS encoding amino acid ABC transporter ATP-binding protein, with translation MISIQHLSKSFGDNEVLKDVNIEVAKGEVVVVLGPSGSGKSTMLRCINLLEKPTGGHIFIEGKEITDPKTDVNKLREHVGMVFQQFNLFPQLTALKNVMLAQRKVLKRSKEEAERIAHFELDRVGLGDRADYFPAQLSGGQQQRVAIARALAMEPHVMLFDEATSALDPELVRGVLDVMRSLAEEGMTMVVVTHEMQFAKDVADRVIFMEGGVVVEEGTPDEVFNHPKHERTKNFLGHIQ, from the coding sequence ATGATTTCGATCCAGCACCTCTCGAAGAGCTTCGGCGACAACGAGGTCTTGAAGGACGTCAATATCGAGGTCGCCAAGGGTGAGGTCGTTGTCGTGCTCGGTCCTTCGGGTTCTGGCAAGTCGACGATGCTGCGTTGCATCAACCTGCTCGAGAAACCCACGGGTGGTCACATCTTCATCGAGGGCAAGGAAATCACCGACCCGAAGACCGACGTGAACAAGCTCCGCGAGCACGTGGGCATGGTGTTTCAGCAGTTCAACCTCTTCCCGCAGCTCACGGCACTCAAAAACGTCATGCTCGCCCAACGCAAGGTGCTCAAGCGTTCTAAGGAGGAGGCAGAGCGCATCGCTCATTTCGAACTCGACCGTGTCGGGCTGGGCGATCGCGCCGATTACTTCCCCGCGCAGCTCTCCGGCGGCCAGCAACAGCGCGTCGCCATTGCGCGCGCCTTGGCGATGGAGCCCCACGTGATGCTCTTCGACGAGGCCACAAGCGCTCTTGACCCCGAGCTCGTACGTGGTGTTCTCGATGTCATGCGTTCCCTTGCAGAGGAGGGCATGACTATGGTCGTCGTCACGCACGAGATGCAGTTCGCCAAGGATGTGGCAGATCGCGTCATCTTCATGGAAGGTGGCGTCGTCGTCGAGGAGGGTACGCCCGACGAGGTCTTCAATCATCCCAAGCACGAGCGTACGAAGAACTTCCTCGGACATATTCAGTGA